Proteins from a genomic interval of Aphelocoma coerulescens isolate FSJ_1873_10779 chromosome 24, UR_Acoe_1.0, whole genome shotgun sequence:
- the LOC138098257 gene encoding G protein-activated inward rectifier potassium channel 4-like codes for MVLPYARHSSGGAGGWLAPEEPRGRSNSIPPAQTPTAKHMLAYLPRPPTDTSRYGTFPQKPDLPPAPGALGEDSGQQAAATTAKRSAPMPNHPSAPRHSGFVPGEPSLLPSRGSLTTQHHRGRPSWCPPPAPQEAGARLYPLHALSVANIPNSSHGKTSARSSTIPTPEGLQSRRCKLLEEDSPMVQASKRQRQRYVTKVGKCQVNLGNIQDKKRFLSDIFTTIVDLKYRWFLFVFMMCYIITWVVFGFIYFFDAWVRGDVGHQGDPEWRACIENVDGFVSALLLSVESQRTIGYGTRMVTANCAEGVILLMAQSIVGSMIDAMMVGCMFVKISRPKKRAQTLIFSKNCVISRRDEKLCLMFRVGDLRESHMVDAKIRAKLIKSRQTAEGEFIPLEQSELNLGYDTGEDRLFLVEPQIICHVINRHSPFWDMSAESLRREQFEIIIILEGIVEATGMTCQARTSYTEDEILWGYRFEPCMSLEKGAFQVDYSRFEMTFEVQTPAASAKELHELKELEQQEHSTLSLYWDHLLQPCVLPGPSEDVLVGMSVPGSVAEGIRDEPLEQELPA; via the exons ATGGTGCTCCCCTACGCCCGCCACAGCAGCGGCGGCGCCGGTGGCTGGCTGGCCCCCGAGGAGCCCCGCGGCCGCAGCAACTCCATCCCCCCGGCGCAGACCCCCACGGCCAAGCACATGCTGGCTTACCTGCCCCGGCCACCCACCGACACCAGCCGGTACGGCACCTTCCCCCAGAAG CCAGATCTCCCGCCCgcccctggggctctgggggagGACAGCGGGCAGCAAGCCGCCGCCACCACTGCCAAGAGAAGCGCCCCGATGCCAAACCATCCATCTGCACCCCGTCACAGCGGCTTTGTCCCCGGTgagccatccctgctgccaAGCCGCGGGAGCCTGACCACCCAGCACCACCGTGGCCGTCCGTCCTGGTGCCCACCACCTGCCCCACAAGAGGCAGGTGCCCGCTTGTATCCCCTGCATGCACTGAGCGTGGCCAACATCCCCAACTCGTCACACGGCAAGACCTCCGCCCGCAGCTCCACCATTCCCACCCCGGAGGGGCTGCAGAGCCGGCGCTGcaagctgctggaggaggacaGCCCGATGGTCCAGGCTAGCaagcggcagcggcagcgctaTGTGACAAAAGTGGGCAAGTGCCAGGTGAATCTGGGCAACATCCAGGACAAGAAGAGGTTCCTCTCGGACATCTTCACCACCATTGTAGACCTCAAGTACCGCTGGTTCCTCTTCGTCTTCATGATGTGCTACATCATCACCTGGGTGGTCTTTGGCTTTATCTACTTCTTTGACGCCTGGGTGCGGGGTGATGTTGGGCACCAGGGCGATCCTGAGTGGCGGGCGTGCATCGAGAATGTGGATGGCTTTGTCTCCGCCTTGCTCCTCTCAGTGGAAAGCCAGCGGACCATTGGCTATGGCACCCGGATGGTGACAGCCAACTGTGCCGAGGGCGTCATCCTGTTGATGGCACAGTCCATCGTCGGTTCCATGATTGATGCCATGATGGTTGGCTGCATGTTCGTTAAGATCTCCCGGCCCAAGAAGCGTGCCCAGACCCTCATCTTCAGCAAGAACTGCGTCATCTCCCGCCGGGACGAGAAGCTCTGCCTGATGTTTCGTGTGGGGGACCTGCGGGAAAGCCACATGGTGGATGCCAAGATCCGGGCAAAGCTGATCAAGTCCCGTCAGACGGCTGAGGGGGAGTTCATCCCCCTGGAGCAGTCGGAACTGAACCTGGGCTATGACACAGGGGAGGACCGTCTGTTCCTGGTGGAGCCCCAGATCATCTGCCATGTCATCAACCGTCACAGCCCTTTCTGGGACATGTCAGCCGAGTCACTGCGCCGGGAGCAGTTCGAAATCATTATCATCCTCGAGGGCATCGTGGAAGCCACAG GAATGACGTGCCAAGCCCGCACCTCCTACACAGAGGACGAGATCCTCTGGGGATACCGCTTTGAGCCCTGCATGTCCCTGGAGAAAGGCGCCTTCCAGGTGGACTACAGCCGCTTCGAGATGACCTTTGAGGTGCAGACACCAGCGGCCAGCGCCAAGGAGCTGCacgagctgaaggagctggagcagcaggaacacTCCACGCTCAGCCTCTACTGGGaccacctcctgcagccctgcgtGCTGCCGGGACCCAGCGAGGACGTGCTGGTGGGGATGAGTGTCCCTGGCAGCGTGGCTGAGGGCATCCGGGATGAGCCACTGGAGCAGGAATTACCTGCCTGA
- the CLDN25 gene encoding putative claudin-25, whose translation MAGGWWAKAQVGGMLLALLGWVSSCVTTFLPLWKNLNLDLNELEVWNMGLWQVCITQEEGVVECQAHGSFLALPPELRISRLLMCLSNGLGLLGCLLAALGLEGWRTCEDKPGRKRRLLLAGGVTLGMAGITTLVPISWVAYNTVLDFWDETVPDIVPRWEFGEATFLGWFAGAFLAAGGLLLACSARSTRTATPLAPACHQAPTARGLGGGHHLHPKNADLVI comes from the coding sequence ATGGCCGGGGGCTGGTGGGCGAAGGCGCAGGTGGGGGGGATGCTGCTGGCTCTCCTCGGATGGGTCAGCTCCTGCGTCACCACCTTCTTGCCACTCTGGAAGAACCTCAATCTGGACCTGAACGAGCTGGAGGTCTGGAACATGGGGCTCTGGCAGGTCTGCATCACCCAGGAGGAGGGCGTGGTTGAATGCCAAGCCCACGGCTCCTTCCTGGCGCTGCCCCCCGAGCTGCGCATCTCTCGCCTCCTGATGTGCCTCTCCAacgggctggggctgctgggctgtCTCCTTGCCgccctggggctggagggctGGAGAACCTGCGAGGACAAACCTGGGCGAAAGCGGCGGCTCCTGCTTGCCGGGGGAGTGACACTTGGCATGGCAGGGATCACCACCCTCGTGCCAATCTCCTGGGTCGCCTACAACACTGTCCTCGACTTCTGGGACGAGACTGTCCCCGACATCGTCCCCAGGTGGGAGTTTGGGGAGGCCACCTTCCTGGGGTGGTTTGCTGGAGCCTTCCTTGCCGCTGGCGGGCTGCTCCTTGCCTGCAGTGCCCGCTCCACGAGGACCGCAACGCCGCTGGCCCCCGCCTGCCACCAGGCCCCCACTGCGCGAGGTCTGGGTGGGGGCCATcacctgcaccccaaaaatgcagaCTTGGTCATCTAG